A stretch of Chitinophaga caeni DNA encodes these proteins:
- the serA gene encoding phosphoglycerate dehydrogenase — MSERKLTSYPKEKINILLLENISDVAVSEFTSAGYTNVRKLNGALSEADLIEAVKDVHLLGIRSKTHVTRPVLEAAKKLQAIGCFCIGTNQVDLASATEMGVAVFNAPYSNTRSVAELVIGLSIMLIRRIPDKNNAAHNGVWMKEAKGSYELRGKTLGIVGYGNIGSQVSVLAEAMGMNVMYYDTEIKLPLGNAVAQRSLEELFGQADIISLHVPSTKTTKNMITADILKHVKPGAIFINYARGEVVDLEALKECLVSGQISGAAIDVFPVEPEKNGEAFSSPLQKLPNVILTPHIGGSTEEAQLNIGFDVSSKLLSYLEKGASFGSHTIPSISVPEVENTHRILHIHKNVPGVLSAINTALSDNKINILGQYLKTNEKIGYVVLDVDSQLSHEALALLKEVPHTIKTRLLY; from the coding sequence ATGAGCGAGCGTAAATTAACCAGTTACCCGAAAGAGAAGATCAACATTTTACTGTTGGAAAATATTAGCGACGTAGCAGTTTCAGAATTTACATCGGCGGGGTATACCAACGTTCGTAAATTGAATGGGGCACTAAGTGAAGCGGATTTAATAGAGGCAGTAAAGGATGTTCACTTATTGGGAATCCGTTCTAAAACCCATGTTACACGTCCCGTTTTGGAAGCGGCCAAAAAATTACAGGCCATCGGCTGTTTTTGTATCGGTACCAACCAAGTTGACTTAGCTAGCGCTACGGAAATGGGGGTTGCCGTATTTAATGCGCCTTATTCCAACACCCGTTCGGTTGCCGAATTAGTCATAGGATTGTCAATCATGTTAATCCGTAGGATCCCGGATAAAAATAACGCTGCCCATAACGGGGTTTGGATGAAAGAAGCCAAAGGGAGTTATGAATTGAGAGGTAAGACGCTCGGTATCGTTGGGTATGGTAATATCGGGAGCCAGGTGAGCGTGCTTGCCGAAGCGATGGGCATGAACGTGATGTATTATGATACCGAGATCAAATTGCCGCTGGGTAACGCGGTAGCGCAACGTTCCCTAGAGGAATTATTCGGGCAAGCAGATATTATATCTTTACATGTACCTTCTACGAAGACTACGAAAAATATGATTACTGCCGATATATTGAAACATGTGAAGCCCGGCGCCATCTTTATCAACTATGCCCGCGGGGAAGTAGTTGATCTCGAAGCCTTGAAAGAATGCTTGGTTAGTGGTCAAATCTCCGGCGCGGCAATCGACGTATTCCCGGTTGAGCCGGAAAAAAATGGAGAAGCCTTCAGCTCACCGTTACAGAAACTACCTAATGTTATCTTGACCCCTCATATCGGGGGAAGTACGGAAGAAGCCCAGTTGAATATTGGTTTTGACGTGAGCAGCAAATTATTGAGCTACCTGGAAAAAGGGGCGAGCTTCGGATCGCATACTATTCCTTCAATTAGTGTTCCCGAGGTTGAAAACACGCATAGAATATTACATATTCATAAAAACGTTCCGGGTGTGCTTTCCGCTATCAACACGGCATTGTCTGATAATAAAATAAACATATTAGGTCAATATTTGAAGACCAACGAAAAGATTGGTTATGTTGTGCTGGATGTGGATTCCCAATTATCGCATGAAGCTTTAGCCCTGCTGAAAGAAGTACCACATACCATTAAGACAAGGTTGTTGTATTGA
- a CDS encoding serine hydrolase domain-containing protein produces MNRLHAAILMAISISVAGLQACGPSNAKQKTALMARVEVDTTYTINLSESDVKSLLASSETKRIQSELKDFFNHKLVRSGFSGTMLVARKGVVLFQGHHGYEDYPNRIPMEDSSSFQLASISKTFTGMGVLQLVEQQKISLEDSIQRFFPTFPYKGVTVRTLLNHRSGLPNYLYFSDSLWKDKQKLMTNLDVINVMTLHKPRIEHLPDTHFQYCNTNYVLLAAIIEKVSQQPFADYMASHIFKPLGLKHTYVYTPDQAARPHQTKSHYYNGKLVADDCFDGVMGDKGIYSTANDMLKWDQALYSGRFLQEETLKEAFTPYSHEKPGVKNYGLGFRMLVYPDQAKIIYHNGWWHGNNTVFYRFIKDSTTLVILGNKQNKNIYFAVKPVREILGEGIDDEAGED; encoded by the coding sequence ATGAATCGTTTGCATGCAGCAATACTAATGGCCATTTCCATATCTGTGGCCGGTTTACAAGCTTGCGGACCATCTAATGCTAAGCAGAAAACCGCATTGATGGCCCGTGTTGAAGTGGATACTACTTATACTATTAATCTTTCGGAAAGTGATGTCAAGTCTTTATTGGCTAGTTCCGAAACGAAGCGTATCCAATCAGAATTGAAGGATTTTTTCAACCATAAACTCGTTCGTAGCGGTTTTAGCGGTACAATGCTGGTTGCCAGGAAAGGTGTCGTGCTTTTCCAAGGGCATCACGGTTATGAAGATTATCCTAACAGGATTCCGATGGAAGATTCTTCCTCTTTTCAATTGGCTTCTATTTCAAAAACATTTACCGGGATGGGTGTTTTACAGCTTGTAGAGCAACAGAAAATTTCACTGGAAGATTCGATCCAACGATTTTTCCCAACCTTCCCGTATAAAGGCGTTACCGTGCGAACCTTGTTGAACCACCGCAGCGGATTACCCAATTACCTTTATTTCAGCGACTCGCTTTGGAAGGACAAACAAAAGTTGATGACCAACCTGGATGTGATCAACGTGATGACTTTGCATAAGCCACGTATTGAACACTTGCCTGATACGCATTTCCAATACTGCAATACCAATTACGTATTATTGGCTGCTATCATTGAAAAGGTTAGCCAACAACCTTTTGCCGATTATATGGCTTCTCATATTTTTAAGCCCCTCGGTTTAAAACATACTTACGTGTACACGCCGGATCAAGCCGCCCGCCCGCATCAAACGAAGAGCCATTATTATAACGGCAAATTAGTGGCCGATGATTGTTTTGACGGCGTGATGGGTGACAAAGGCATTTACAGTACTGCCAACGATATGTTGAAATGGGATCAAGCGCTTTATAGTGGCAGGTTTTTACAAGAAGAAACACTTAAGGAAGCTTTTACCCCTTATAGCCATGAAAAGCCGGGCGTAAAAAATTATGGCCTGGGTTTCAGGATGCTCGTTTATCCCGACCAAGCAAAAATCATTTACCATAATGGCTGGTGGCATGGAAATAACACGGTTTTTTACCGCTTTATCAAGGATTCAACTACCTTGGTGATCCTGGGAAATAAACAAAATAAAAATATTTATTTCGCGGTGAAACCTGTTCGGGAAATTCTCGGGGAAGGGATCGATGATGAAGCTGGTGAGGACTAA
- a CDS encoding YciE/YciF ferroxidase family protein → MNTTHTNPQPMAREKQMKNSDFHKFFIDELKDIYWAEKHLVKALPKMQKAATSKQLIAAFEKHTAETDTHVQTLEKVFDLLGEKATAKKCEAMEGLLDEANTIIDDTDKGSMVRDAALILAAQKVEHYEIGTYGTLRTFAQNMGHTEVVKLLQKTLDNEKATDVALTKIAEKDINAEASEE, encoded by the coding sequence ATGAATACCACTCACACGAATCCCCAGCCGATGGCAAGGGAAAAACAAATGAAAAATTCGGATTTTCACAAGTTTTTCATCGATGAACTGAAAGATATTTATTGGGCTGAAAAACACTTGGTGAAAGCATTGCCCAAGATGCAAAAGGCTGCTACCAGCAAACAACTAATAGCTGCATTTGAAAAGCATACAGCAGAAACAGATACCCACGTTCAAACGCTTGAAAAAGTGTTCGATTTATTGGGAGAAAAAGCCACTGCAAAAAAATGCGAGGCCATGGAAGGCTTATTAGATGAGGCTAACACCATTATTGACGATACCGACAAAGGCAGCATGGTAAGGGATGCCGCATTGATTTTAGCCGCCCAAAAAGTGGAGCATTATGAAATCGGGACCTACGGAACATTAAGAACTTTTGCTCAAAATATGGGACATACAGAAGTGGTTAAGCTACTTCAGAAAACGCTCGATAATGAAAAAGCAACCGATGTAGCACTTACTAAAATCGCTGAAAAAGACATTAACGCTGAAGCTTCGGAAGAATAA
- a CDS encoding cation diffusion facilitator family transporter produces MIKKELKIIIISLVVSCLLTFAKFGAYFVTHSVAILSDALESIINVVAGAFACYSIYLSGKPKDEDHPYGHGKVEFFSIGFEGAMIFIAGCLIWVKAITFFFSPHELHKVDSGLYVIMGTSVANFVLGKFLVSQGKKAPSITLQGNGKHILSDAYSSIGLIAALGLIKLTGWTYIDPIASLIFGGIILYQGYRLMRQSISGLMDETDKQVIDQIVQLFTKNRTPAMIDVHNMRVQQYGSNYHIDCHITMPYYYSLKAVHDEIDRLENQVNKQIFSGDAEFFIHMDPCTSQSCPLCLVENCPARKHRFEGKVEWSRDNVLPNRKHDIEAIDK; encoded by the coding sequence TTGATCAAAAAAGAGCTAAAAATCATCATCATCTCCTTGGTTGTGAGTTGTTTATTAACTTTCGCCAAATTTGGAGCTTACTTCGTTACCCATTCCGTGGCCATCCTTTCGGACGCATTAGAATCCATCATTAACGTTGTAGCCGGCGCTTTTGCATGCTATAGTATTTATCTCTCGGGCAAGCCCAAGGATGAAGACCATCCATATGGGCACGGGAAGGTTGAATTTTTCTCAATTGGCTTCGAGGGAGCCATGATTTTCATTGCCGGTTGCTTGATCTGGGTCAAAGCAATTACTTTCTTCTTTTCCCCCCATGAGCTGCACAAGGTCGACAGCGGCTTGTACGTCATCATGGGAACGTCTGTAGCCAATTTTGTCCTGGGTAAGTTCTTGGTTAGCCAAGGCAAAAAAGCCCCCTCCATTACGTTACAGGGAAACGGAAAACATATCCTGTCTGATGCTTATAGTTCCATTGGACTGATCGCCGCCCTAGGCTTGATAAAGCTTACCGGGTGGACTTATATCGATCCCATCGCCTCGTTAATTTTCGGCGGGATCATATTATACCAAGGTTACCGCCTGATGCGTCAATCAATTTCCGGGTTGATGGATGAAACGGATAAACAGGTGATAGACCAAATCGTGCAGTTGTTTACCAAGAACAGGACCCCGGCCATGATCGACGTGCATAACATGCGGGTACAGCAATACGGTAGTAATTACCATATCGATTGCCATATCACGATGCCGTATTATTATTCATTAAAAGCCGTACATGACGAGATCGACCGGTTGGAAAACCAGGTAAACAAACAGATTTTTTCAGGCGATGCCGAGTTTTTCATCCACATGGATCCATGTACCAGTCAAAGTTGCCCGTTATGCCTGGTGGAAAACTGCCCCGCTAGAAAACACCGGTTTGAAGGCAAGGTAGAATGGAGTAGGGATAACGTACTTCCCAACAGGAAACATGATATAGAAGCTATTGATAAATAA
- a CDS encoding DUF2905 domain-containing protein, whose translation MENAREDGPGLFFLTQRNIQMKETGKIIVLVGIIIVFIGIITWLWGDKFKWLGKLPGDIRIERDNFSFYAPITTMVIISIVLSGLLYLIGKFLK comes from the coding sequence TTGGAAAATGCCCGGGAAGATGGACCCGGGCTTTTCTTTTTAACACAAAGGAATATCCAGATGAAAGAAACCGGAAAAATAATCGTCCTCGTTGGTATCATCATCGTCTTCATAGGAATCATCACCTGGCTTTGGGGAGATAAGTTCAAATGGCTTGGAAAACTTCCGGGGGATATCCGTATTGAAAGAGACAACTTTAGCTTCTATGCACCCATCACCACCATGGTAATCATCAGTATCGTCCTCAGCGGCCTCCTTTACCTTATCGGGAAATTTTTGAAGTAG
- the infC gene encoding translation initiation factor IF-3: protein MQKGPRPNFNRGRNPNFRREQQQEHRTNRMIRVPEVRLVGENVEVGVYKTEDALRMAEEQGLDLVEISPNAAPPVCRIIDYNKFLYEKKKKEKEMKAKAHKSEVKEIRFTPNTDDHDFDFKAKHAEKFLKDGNKVKTYVQFKGRAIMFKERGELILLKFAERLAEVGALEGMPTMEGKRMIAIFAPKAAKKKTGEGKEGKENKEPKAPREPKPTSESK from the coding sequence ATGCAAAAAGGACCAAGACCAAATTTTAACCGGGGTAGAAATCCCAATTTCAGAAGAGAACAACAACAAGAACACCGTACCAACAGGATGATCCGTGTGCCGGAAGTAAGGCTGGTTGGTGAAAATGTCGAGGTTGGTGTATATAAAACAGAAGATGCGTTGCGCATGGCTGAAGAACAAGGTTTAGACCTTGTTGAAATTTCCCCAAATGCAGCTCCACCGGTTTGCCGTATCATTGACTATAACAAGTTCCTTTACGAAAAGAAGAAGAAGGAAAAGGAAATGAAGGCTAAAGCCCACAAGAGTGAAGTGAAGGAAATTCGTTTTACCCCGAATACCGACGATCATGACTTCGATTTTAAAGCGAAACACGCCGAGAAGTTTTTGAAAGATGGTAACAAGGTAAAAACATATGTTCAGTTTAAAGGTCGCGCCATCATGTTTAAAGAGCGCGGTGAACTTATTTTGCTTAAATTTGCAGAACGCTTAGCTGAAGTAGGCGCACTTGAAGGCATGCCTACGATGGAAGGTAAGAGGATGATTGCCATCTTTGCCCCCAAAGCCGCCAAAAAGAAAACCGGCGAAGGCAAGGAAGGTAAAGAAAACAAGGAGCCCAAAGCGCCCCGCGAACCTAAACCTACCAGCGAAAGCAAATAA
- the thrS gene encoding threonine--tRNA ligase — MINITFPDGNVRQYEDGVTALDIAKSISEGLARKVLAAKVNDQVMDATRPITKDATLQLLTWVDTDGKATMWHSSAHLMAEALEALYPGVKFGIGPAIENGFYYDIDLGDRAISDEDLEKIENKMKELAKQNNSYDRKEVSKADALQYFNDKEDQYKLELIRDLEDGKITFYSQGNFTDLCRGPHIPSTGFIKAIKLTSIAGAYWRGNEKNKMLTRIYGITFPNQKELDEYLALIEEAKKRDHRKLGKELELFTFSENVGLGLPLWLPKGAMLRDRLVQFLQKAQIDSGYLPVVTPHIGNKKLYVTSGHYEKYGKDSFQPIETPEEGEEFMLKPMNCPHHCEIYKASPKSYKDLPVRFAEFGTVYRYEQHGELHGLTRVRGFTQDDAHLFCRPDQVKEEFIKVIDLVLHVFKSLSFTEYVAQISLRDQEDRSKYIGSEENWNLAEQAIIESAAEKGLNTVIEYGEAAFYGPKLDFMVKDALGRKWQLGTIQVDYNLPERFELEYIGADNQKHRPVMIHRAPFGSLERFIAVLIEHCAGKFPLWLTPTQVKILPISDKSLDYARKVGELLKKAEIRAEIDERGEKIGKKIREAELAKIPYMLVIGEKEAADEKVAVRRQAKGDLGTMDIPSFIEMIQEEVDQRKPFE; from the coding sequence ATGATCAACATTACATTCCCGGATGGCAACGTAAGACAGTACGAAGATGGCGTTACTGCGTTGGACATTGCCAAATCCATTAGTGAAGGATTGGCAAGAAAAGTATTGGCAGCAAAGGTAAACGACCAGGTGATGGACGCGACGCGCCCCATCACGAAAGACGCTACCCTGCAATTACTGACGTGGGTGGATACGGATGGGAAAGCCACCATGTGGCACTCTTCTGCGCACTTGATGGCCGAAGCGCTGGAAGCATTATACCCGGGGGTGAAGTTCGGTATCGGGCCGGCCATCGAGAACGGGTTCTATTATGACATCGATCTTGGCGACAGGGCTATTAGCGATGAAGACCTGGAGAAAATCGAGAATAAGATGAAGGAGCTTGCCAAGCAGAACAACAGTTACGATAGGAAAGAAGTATCTAAAGCAGATGCTTTGCAATACTTTAATGATAAAGAAGATCAATACAAGCTGGAATTGATCCGCGACTTGGAAGACGGTAAAATTACGTTTTACTCCCAAGGTAACTTCACGGATCTTTGCCGCGGCCCGCACATTCCCTCCACCGGGTTTATCAAGGCCATTAAATTAACCAGTATTGCCGGGGCATATTGGCGCGGGAATGAAAAGAACAAGATGCTGACCCGCATTTACGGTATCACTTTCCCGAATCAAAAAGAGCTGGATGAATATTTAGCGCTGATCGAGGAAGCCAAGAAAAGGGATCACCGGAAACTCGGTAAGGAGTTGGAACTTTTCACTTTCTCTGAAAATGTAGGGCTGGGCTTGCCTTTATGGTTGCCTAAAGGCGCCATGCTGCGCGACCGCCTGGTACAGTTTTTGCAAAAAGCACAAATCGACAGCGGGTATTTGCCCGTGGTGACGCCGCATATCGGTAATAAAAAATTATATGTGACTTCCGGTCACTACGAAAAATATGGAAAGGATAGTTTCCAACCGATCGAAACACCGGAAGAAGGCGAGGAGTTCATGTTAAAACCGATGAACTGCCCGCATCACTGTGAAATTTACAAGGCTTCTCCTAAATCGTACAAAGATTTACCCGTACGTTTCGCAGAGTTTGGCACCGTGTACCGCTACGAGCAGCATGGTGAGTTACATGGTTTGACCAGGGTACGTGGCTTTACTCAAGATGATGCCCATTTATTCTGCCGTCCGGACCAGGTAAAAGAAGAGTTCATCAAGGTAATAGACTTGGTACTGCATGTTTTCAAAAGCCTGAGCTTCACCGAATACGTGGCACAGATTTCGCTGAGAGATCAAGAAGATCGTTCCAAGTATATCGGTTCGGAAGAAAACTGGAACCTGGCGGAGCAAGCGATTATCGAATCCGCAGCAGAGAAAGGTTTGAACACCGTGATCGAATACGGCGAAGCGGCCTTTTACGGTCCGAAGCTGGACTTCATGGTAAAAGATGCATTGGGCAGGAAATGGCAGCTAGGAACGATCCAGGTGGATTATAATTTACCGGAAAGGTTCGAGTTGGAATATATTGGAGCCGATAACCAGAAACATCGCCCGGTGATGATCCATAGGGCGCCGTTCGGTTCGCTAGAGCGGTTTATAGCCGTGTTAATCGAGCACTGCGCCGGAAAATTCCCATTATGGTTGACGCCGACCCAGGTAAAAATTTTGCCAATTAGTGATAAAAGTTTAGATTATGCTAGAAAAGTAGGTGAATTGCTTAAAAAAGCCGAAATTCGCGCAGAAATAGACGAGCGAGGAGAAAAAATAGGCAAGAAGATCCGCGAGGCAGAGTTAGCGAAAATTCCGTATATGTTAGTAATCGGTGAAAAAGAAGCCGCCGATGAAAAGGTAGCAGTTCGCAGGCAAGCCAAAGGCGATTTGGGAACCATGGATATTCCTTCTTTTATTGAAATGATCCAAGAAGAAGTAGACCAACGTAAACCATTTGAATAA
- a CDS encoding DUF3347 domain-containing protein, whose protein sequence is MKITSIGILFCCLAFAACNNPDKHALAKETERDTTAVLKASYPQEFYDSLSAALEAYYDLSEALVKADTGLADGHAKQMKQHMDSLPFHVIANDSIRVEQLKAASGDISAELLGLSLENTGIEARRADYQVVSDMLYEFIRATGIKGQTVYRQYCPMAFDDRGAYWLSKTPGIHNPYFGDAMPDCGSTTDTLKY, encoded by the coding sequence ATGAAAATAACTAGCATAGGGATACTTTTTTGTTGCCTCGCTTTTGCTGCTTGCAATAACCCGGACAAACATGCCCTGGCGAAAGAAACCGAACGCGATACAACAGCGGTATTGAAGGCATCTTACCCGCAAGAATTTTACGACAGTTTGAGCGCAGCCCTCGAAGCTTATTATGACTTGAGCGAAGCGCTGGTAAAGGCCGACACGGGTTTAGCCGATGGCCATGCCAAGCAGATGAAGCAACACATGGACAGCTTACCGTTCCATGTAATAGCCAACGACAGCATACGCGTGGAACAATTAAAAGCGGCCAGCGGGGATATCAGTGCAGAGTTGCTTGGCTTGAGCTTAGAAAACACGGGGATCGAAGCGCGCAGGGCAGACTATCAAGTTGTTTCGGATATGCTGTATGAATTTATCCGCGCAACCGGTATTAAAGGCCAAACAGTTTACCGCCAATATTGCCCGATGGCATTCGATGATCGCGGCGCTTATTGGTTAAGTAAAACTCCCGGCATTCATAACCCCTATTTCGGTGATGCCATGCCGGATTGCGGCTCAACAACCGACACGTTGAAGTATTAA
- the abc-f gene encoding ribosomal protection-like ABC-F family protein has product MLLALQDVTFEFGARTIVKNASWHIVPGDRVGLIGLNGTGKSTLLRIINGEYSIASGSVNKVKNLSLGFFNQDLLSFESDESILSVGMMAFQKALEVEKEIDRLTKELETNQSDALLNEFADRLHEFETLDGYNMRHKTAQVLEGLGFSTADLERPYSEFSGGWRMRVLLARLILQHPDVLMLDEPTNHLDLPSIEWLERYLSSYDGAVIIVSHDRYFLDRMVNKVVELYQQELHHYAGNYSDYEVEKELRRDMQQRAYENQQEYIRQQERFIERFKAKASKAAQAQSIMKRLDKLDLVEQVDSGPSKIRINFSVDKVPGKILSTLRDVSKSFGDIQILKKASAEINRGDKIGLIGANGKGKSTLLRIIAGTEPVDGERTPGHNVVQSFYAQHQLESLHLDNEILEELKTAGSGKTEQELRSLLGCFLFQGDDVYKKIRILSGGEKARVALAKTIIGQANFLLLDEPTNHLDINSVDMLIDALNKYQGSLVLVSHDRYFVSQTANKIWEIVDGEIKEFKGTYAEWEEFKKRMAAQEAANNKVKQEKQREKERGKEKPVEVKVASAPPPPPPAKPNGAIDKDAKRELQKQQRLFQQIEQDLAKKNELKVKIEADLASPDIYSDGKKFTECEKQYKQLLSEIDQLNNAYEEVFEKIVSLESSLVN; this is encoded by the coding sequence ATGCTTTTAGCGTTGCAGGACGTCACGTTCGAATTTGGTGCAAGGACTATTGTTAAAAATGCTTCCTGGCATATCGTGCCGGGTGATCGCGTTGGTTTGATCGGCTTGAACGGTACGGGTAAGTCTACCCTGCTTCGGATCATTAACGGTGAATATTCGATTGCTTCGGGGAGCGTGAACAAGGTGAAAAATTTAAGCCTTGGTTTCTTTAACCAGGACTTGTTAAGTTTTGAATCTGACGAGTCAATCCTGAGCGTTGGAATGATGGCATTCCAAAAAGCATTGGAAGTGGAGAAAGAGATTGATAGGCTTACCAAGGAACTGGAAACAAACCAGTCCGATGCCCTTTTAAACGAGTTTGCCGATCGCTTGCATGAGTTTGAAACACTCGACGGTTATAATATGCGCCATAAAACGGCACAGGTACTCGAAGGGTTAGGCTTCAGCACGGCTGACTTGGAACGCCCCTACAGCGAATTTTCAGGTGGTTGGAGAATGCGTGTGCTGCTGGCCCGCTTAATCTTGCAACACCCGGATGTGCTGATGCTCGATGAGCCGACGAACCACTTGGATCTGCCTTCTATTGAATGGTTAGAGCGTTATCTTTCCAGCTATGACGGGGCGGTGATCATCGTGTCGCATGATCGCTATTTCTTAGACCGCATGGTCAATAAGGTGGTAGAATTATACCAGCAGGAGCTCCATCATTATGCCGGTAATTATTCCGATTACGAAGTTGAAAAGGAACTTCGCCGGGATATGCAACAGCGCGCTTACGAAAATCAACAGGAATATATCCGCCAGCAAGAGCGCTTCATCGAACGATTTAAAGCCAAAGCCAGTAAAGCGGCCCAAGCTCAAAGTATCATGAAACGTCTCGATAAACTGGATTTAGTTGAACAGGTTGATAGCGGACCTTCCAAGATCCGGATCAATTTCAGCGTAGACAAAGTCCCGGGCAAGATATTAAGCACCTTGAGGGATGTATCGAAAAGTTTCGGTGATATCCAGATATTGAAAAAAGCCAGCGCCGAAATTAACCGGGGCGACAAAATCGGCCTGATCGGTGCCAACGGTAAAGGGAAATCTACATTATTGCGCATTATCGCGGGCACGGAGCCTGTCGACGGGGAACGCACTCCCGGGCATAACGTGGTGCAGAGTTTTTATGCGCAACACCAACTCGAAAGTTTACATCTCGATAACGAAATCCTGGAAGAACTGAAAACTGCCGGTAGTGGAAAAACCGAGCAAGAACTGAGATCTCTTTTAGGTTGTTTCTTATTTCAAGGTGACGATGTATATAAAAAAATCAGGATTCTTTCCGGTGGGGAGAAAGCCCGCGTAGCTTTGGCTAAAACAATTATCGGCCAAGCTAATTTTTTACTGCTCGATGAGCCGACCAACCACCTGGACATAAACTCCGTAGATATGTTGATCGATGCCTTGAATAAATACCAAGGTAGCCTGGTGCTTGTATCTCACGACCGTTATTTCGTTAGCCAAACCGCTAACAAGATATGGGAAATCGTAGATGGTGAGATCAAGGAATTTAAAGGTACTTACGCTGAATGGGAAGAGTTTAAAAAACGGATGGCCGCACAGGAAGCTGCCAATAATAAGGTAAAGCAGGAAAAACAAAGGGAGAAAGAGCGCGGGAAGGAAAAACCTGTAGAAGTTAAAGTGGCTAGTGCGCCGCCACCCCCGCCACCAGCAAAACCTAACGGCGCCATCGATAAGGACGCCAAGCGGGAATTGCAGAAACAGCAGCGTCTTTTCCAACAAATAGAACAGGACCTGGCAAAGAAAAATGAACTGAAAGTGAAGATTGAAGCCGATCTCGCCTCGCCTGATATTTATAGCGATGGTAAGAAGTTTACGGAATGTGAAAAACAATATAAACAACTGCTCTCCGAAATTGATCAACTGAATAACGCTTACGAAGAGGTGTTTGAAAAGATTGTAAGTTTGGAAAGCAGCCTTGTAAATTAA
- a CDS encoding response regulator transcription factor translates to MQKILVVEDEVKVANAVKKGLEENGFEVDLAFDGKIGRSMATNNVYDLVILDLNLPHYNGYDICRVIREKSNAVPVIMLTALGDMEDKMQAFDLGADDYLVKPFDFRELLARIRVFLKRVGTDISNYQHKIAIGDLEIDREKKEVIRAGKKINLTAKEYQLLEFLALNNGKVISKLSIAEKVWDIDFDTGTNVIEVYVNFLRKKIDKDFDKKLLHTKTGMGYYLSADED, encoded by the coding sequence GTGCAAAAAATTCTGGTAGTAGAAGATGAAGTGAAAGTGGCCAATGCCGTTAAGAAAGGCTTGGAAGAAAATGGTTTCGAAGTAGACCTGGCCTTCGATGGAAAAATAGGCCGGAGTATGGCCACCAATAATGTTTACGACCTGGTCATCCTCGATTTAAATCTCCCACATTATAACGGCTACGATATTTGCCGCGTGATAAGGGAAAAAAGTAATGCCGTCCCGGTGATTATGCTGACCGCCCTCGGTGATATGGAAGATAAAATGCAAGCCTTCGATCTCGGGGCCGATGATTACCTCGTGAAACCGTTCGACTTCAGGGAACTACTCGCCAGGATCAGGGTGTTCCTCAAAAGGGTCGGTACGGATATTTCTAATTATCAACATAAAATTGCTATCGGTGATCTGGAAATTGATCGTGAAAAGAAAGAAGTTATACGCGCAGGCAAAAAAATAAACCTTACCGCGAAAGAATACCAACTGCTCGAATTCCTCGCGCTAAACAACGGGAAAGTAATTTCCAAACTGAGCATCGCTGAAAAAGTTTGGGATATCGATTTCGATACCGGCACGAACGTGATCGAAGTATATGTTAACTTTCTCCGTAAGAAAATTGATAAGGATTTTGATAAGAAATTACTTCACACCAAAACGGGGATGGGATATTACCTCTCTGCCGATGAAGATTAA